A genome region from Pseudorca crassidens isolate mPseCra1 chromosome 20, mPseCra1.hap1, whole genome shotgun sequence includes the following:
- the DNAAF3 gene encoding LOW QUALITY PROTEIN: dynein axonemal assembly factor 3 (The sequence of the model RefSeq protein was modified relative to this genomic sequence to represent the inferred CDS: inserted 2 bases in 1 codon), with protein sequence MTTPAGSGTGFGSVSWWGLSPAVDLQAESPPVDPDSQADTEHGTPELNVLLLGSVDGRHLLRTLTRAALWPRRRFRFYVLENNMEAVARHMLIFSLALEDPEKMGLQERSETFLEVWGNALLRPSVAAFVRTQAGRLARLVPEPDRLAEQLPWLSLGALKFRERDALEAVFRFWAGGEKGPEAFPMSRLWDSRLRHYLGSRYDARRGVSDWDLHMKLHDRGARVIHTSEFRRWRDTGVAFELRDSSAYHVPNRTLASGRLLSHRGERVAARGYWGDIVTGPFVAFGIEADDETLLKTSNGQPIKTAGEITQHNVTELFREMAAWGRPRATQGDPAQVQGDADGSPEPAVPVPESFTVHFLSLGSAQTLHHKSCYKGRFQLLYVACGMVHLLSPELGTCVAPGGRLIVELAQFLVDLRQEQLQGFSTRVEELAQAAGFAPQPGARRSQTFARFYKAGDSAPSHKDPAVGSGTPPPEVLAPPLEATNPPPEDLTQPLEGGIPPSEPLKRPSESQASLLEALVPPTGSQTPKPESXTVPPETNSPIPNF encoded by the exons ATGACCACACCAGCGGGCTCGGGCACTGGCTTCGGCTCTGTGTCCTGGTGGGGCCTGTCCCCGGCGGTTGACCTGCAGGCTGAGA GTCCTCCTGTGGACCCAGACTCACAGGCGGATACAGAGCACGGGACCCCCGAGCTAAATGTGCTGCTGTTGGGCTCCGTGGATGGGCGACACCTGCTACGGACCCTGACCCGGGCGGCTCTCTGGCCTCGAAGGAGGTTCCGT TTTTATGTGCTGGAGAATAATATGGAAGCTGTAGCCCGACACATGCTGATTTTCAGCCTAGCCCTGGAGGATCCTGAGAAGATGGGGTTGCAAG AGAGGAGCGAGACCTTCCTGGAGGTGTGGGGGAACGCGCTGCTGCGCCCCTCTGTGGCCGCCTTCGTGCGCACCCAGGCCGGCCGCCTGGCTCGCCTCGTCCCGGAGCCCGATCGCCTGGCGGAGCAGCTGCCCTGGCTCAGCCTGGGCGCCCTCAAG TTCCGCGAGCGCGACGCCCTGGAGGCCGTGTTTCGTTTCTGGGCCGGAGGGGAGAAGGGGCCCGAGGCTTTCCCCATGAGCCGCCTGTGGGACTCGAGGCTGCGCCACTACCTGGGCTCCCGGTACGACGCCCGGCGCGGTGTCAGCGACTGGGACCTGCACATGAAGCTGCACGATCGCggg GCCCGAGTCATCCACACCAGTGAGTTCCGGCGCTGGAGGGACACAGGAGTCGCCTTTGAACTCAGAGACTCCAGCGCTTATCACGTGCCCAACCGGACCCTGGCGTCCGGTCGCCTCCTGAGCCAC CGCGGGGAGCGTGTAGCAGCGCGCGGGTACTGGGGGGACATCGTCACAGGGCCCTTCGTGGCCTTCGGCATCGAAGCGGACGACGAGACCCTCCTGAAGACCAGCAACGGTCAGCCTATCAAG ACCGCGGGCGAGATCACGCAGCACAACGTGACGGAGCTGTTCCGAGAGATGGCCGCCTGGGGCCGCCCGAGAGCCACCCAGGGAGACCCCGCGCAGGTGCAAGGCGACGCGGATGGAAGCCCGGAGCCTG CAGTCCCTGTCCCGGAATCCTTCACTGTCCACTTCCTGTCCCTCGGTTCTGCCCAGACCCTCCACCACAAGAGCTGCTACAAGGGACGGTTCCAGCTTCTCTACGTGGCTTGTGG GATGGTCCATCTTCTCAGCCCTGAGCTCGGTACCTGCGTGGCCCCCGGAGGACGCCTCATTGTAGAATTAGCCCA GTTCCTAGTGGACCTGCGGCAGGAGCAGCTGCAGGGGTTCTCCACCCGGGTCGAGGAGCTAGCACAGGCGGCTGGATTCGCCCCACAGCCGGGGGCCAGGCGCTCGCAGACCTTCGCGCGCTTCTACAAGGCCGGAGACTCTGCTCCCAGCCACAAGGACCCAGCTGTGGGATCTGGGACTCCGCCCCCTGAAGTCCTGGCCCCGCCCCTTGAGGCAACCAACCCTCCCCCCGAGGACCTGACGCAGCCCCTTGAAGGCGGGATCCCACCCTCTGAACCCCTCAAACGGCCCTCAGAGTCTCAGGCTTCACTGTTGGAGGCTTTGGTTCCACCTACAGGGAGTCAGACCCCCAAACCAGAGTC GACTGTACCTCCGGAGACCAACTCCCCAATCCCTAACTTCTAA
- the PTPRH gene encoding receptor-type tyrosine-protein phosphatase H: MGLLGHFYVLAIPSNALNIRVQVSMWTYVFISLGCIPRSGIVRSYGAIVGAIVSPLLFLILVGLLVFFLKRRHKKSEKKPAPGDLVFSFPGDVLAEDFADHVRKHEDSGCGFAEEYQVGRPWRTTASPRRWPQLRRTAPRTVTETCCPVKCEHYWPLDAQPCTHVTLVGEEVMENWTVRNLKLWHASHCRGLFRCRAQASAAQAQRPWLTGPAAPRHVGSSRTGARTHVPCIGRRTLNHCVTREALKFFFK; this comes from the exons ATGGGTCTGTTGGGCCATTTCTACGTTTTGGCTATTCCGAGTAATGCTCTGAACATTCGTGTGCAGGTTTCCATGTGGAcgtatgtcttcatttctcttgggtgtatacccaggagtggaattgttagatcatatg GGGCCATCGTGGGAGCCATAGTCAGTCCCCTTCTGTTTCTCATCCTGGTGGGCCTGCTGGTTTTCTTCCTGAAGAGGAG GCATAAGAAGAGTGAGAAGAAACCAGCACCCGGGGATCTGGTGTTCAG CTTCCCAGGGGACGTCCTGGCTGAAGACTTTGCCGACCACGTCAGGAAACACGAGGACAGCGGCTGTGGCTTTGCTGAGGAGTACCAGGTCGG CCGGCCCTGGAGGACCACAGCCAGTCCCAGACGGTGGCCTCAGCTCCGGAGAACAGCGCCAAGAACCGTTACAGAAACGTGCTGCCCT GTGAAGTGTGAGCATTACTGGCCTCTAGACGCCCAGCCCTGCACCCATGTGACCCTGGTGGGTGAGGAGGTGATGGAGAACTGGACAGTACGAAATCTGAAGCTCTGGCAT gcctctcactgccgtggccttttccgctgcagagcacaggcttcggccgcgcaggctcagcggccatggctcacgggcccagccgctccgcggcatgtgggatcttcccggaccggggcacgaacccatgtcccctgcatcggtaggcggactctcaaccactgcgtcaccagggaagccctaaaatttttttttaaatga
- the TNNI3 gene encoding troponin I, cardiac muscle isoform X1, producing the protein MGMRGVASRRLKAGVGGGTKSGPGLRGRVLKLLPASSFGSSSLILPCSVSPRQKKSKISASRKLQLKTLMLQIAKQELEREAEERRGEKGRVLSTRCQPLELAGLGFADLQDLCRQLHARVDKVDEERYDVEVKVTKNITEIADLTQKIFDLRGKFKRPTLRRVRISADAMMQALLGTRAKESLDLRAHLKQVKKEDTEKENREVGDWRKNIDALSGMEGRKKKFEG; encoded by the exons ATGGGAATGAGGGGCGTGGCTTCCCGTAGACTGAAGGCTGGAGTTGGAGGCGGGACTAAATCTGGACCCGGCTTGAGGGGGCGGGTTCTGAAGCTCCTCCCGGCGTCCTCCTTCGGATCCTCCTCGCTCATCCTTCCTTGCTCTGTCTCACCCCGGCAGAAAAAGTCTAAGATCTCCGCCTCGAGAAAACTGCAGCTGAAG ACCCTGATGCTGCAGATTGCGAAACAGGAGCTGGAGCGTGAAGCAGAGGAGCGGCGAGGAGAGAAGGGGCGTGTTCTGAGCACGCGGTGCCAGCCTCTGGAGCTGGCCGGGCTGGGCTTCGCGGATCTGCAG GACTTGTGCCGACAGCTCCACGCCCGCGTGGACAAGGTGGATGAGGAGAGATACGACGTGGAGGTGAAAGTCACTAAGAACATCACAGAG ATCGCAGATCTGACCCAGAAGATCTTTGACCTTCGGGGCAAGTTTAAGCGGCCCACTCTGCGTAGAGTGCGGATCTCTGCAGATGCCATGATGCAGGCACTGCTGGGGACCAGGGCTAAGGAGTCCTTAGACCTGCGGGCCCACCTCAAGCAGGTGAAGAAGGAGGACACGGAGAAG GAAAACCGGGAGGTAGGAGACTGGCGCAAGAACATCGATGCGCTCAGTGGAATGGAAGGCCGCAAGAAAAAGTTTGAGGGCTGA
- the SYT5 gene encoding synaptotagmin-5 isoform X3, with product MFPEPPTPGPPATDTPPDSSRISHGPVPPWALATIVLVSALLVFSCCFCLYRKRCRRRMGKKSQAQAQVHLQEVKELGRSYIDKVQPEVEELEPTPSGPGQQVAEKHELGRLQYSLDYDFQSGQLLVGIVQAEGLAALDLGGSSDPYVRVYLLPDKRRRHETRVHRQTLNPHFGENFAFKVPYVELGGRVLVMAVYDFDRFSRNDSIGEVRVPMSSVDLGRPVLAWRELQAAPREEQEKLGDICFSLRYVPTAGKLTVIVLEAKNLKKMDVAGLSDPYVKVHLLQGGKKVRKKKTTIKKNTLNPYYNEAFSFEVPCDQVQKVQVELTVLDYDKLGKNEAIGRVAVGAAAGGAGLRHWADMLANPRRPIAQWHSLRPPDRVRPPPAP from the exons ATGTTCCCGGAGCCCCCAACACCGGGGCCTCCAGCGACCGACACGCCTCCTGACTCGAGTCGCATCAGCCACGGCCCTG TGCCCCCCTGGGCTCTGGCCACCATCGTGCTGGTCTCAGCCCTCCTCGTCTTCAGCTGCTGTTTCTGTCTCTACCGGAAGCGTTGTCGGAGGCGGATGGGCAAGAAGAGCCAGGCTCAAGCCCAGGTCCACCTTCAGGAAGTGAAGGAGCTGGGCCGGAGTTACATAGACAAG GTGCAGCCAGAAGTGGAGGAGCTGGAGCCGACACCATCTGGGCCAGGGCAGCAGGTAGCAGAGAAGCATGAACTAGGACGACTACAGTACTCACTGGATTATGATTTCCAGAGTGGCCAG CTGCTGGTGGGCATCGTGCAAGCTGAGGGATTGGCAGCCTTGGACCTAGGTGGCTCCTCTGACCCCTACGTGCGGGTTTACCTGCTGCCAGACAAACGGAGGCGGCACGAGACCAGGGTGCATCGGCAGACGCTGAACCCACACTTTGGGGAGAACTTTGCCTTCAAG gtccCCTACGTGGAGCTGGGGGGCAGGGTACTGGTCATGGCAGTATACGACTTCGACCGCTTCTCCCGCAACGACTCCATTGGGGAGGTGCGGGTCCCCATGAGCTCCGTGGACTTGGGGCGGCCAGTGCTGGCCTGGCGGGAGCTGCAGGCGGCTCCTCGGGAGGAG CAGGAGAAACTAGGTGACATTTGCTTCTCCCTCCGCTATGTCCCCACGGCCGGGAAGCTCACCGTCATCGTCCTGGAGGCTAAAAACCTGAAGAAGATGGATGTAGCAGGGCTGTCAG atcCGTATGTCAAGGTCCACCTGCTGCAGGGTGGCAAAAAGGTGCGGAAGAAGAAAACGACCATCAAGAAGAATACTCTGAACCCCTATTACAACGAGGCCTTCAGCTTCGAGGTGCCCTGTGACCAGGTCCAG AAGGTTCAGGTGGAGCTGACTGTGCTGGACTATGACAAGCTGGGCAAGAACGAGGCCATCGGGAGGGTGGCCGTAGGGGCAGCGGCCGGGGGCGCTGGGCTGCGGCACTGGGCAGACATGCTGGCCAACCCCCGGCGGCCCATCGCCCAGTGGCACTCGCTGCGGCCCCCTGACCGAGTGAGGCCACCGCCAGCACCCTGA
- the TNNI3 gene encoding troponin I, cardiac muscle isoform X2 gives MADRSGDAAEDPPPAPPPVRRRSSANYRAYATEPHAKKKSKISASRKLQLKTLMLQIAKQELEREAEERRGEKGRVLSTRCQPLELAGLGFADLQDLCRQLHARVDKVDEERYDVEVKVTKNITEIADLTQKIFDLRGKFKRPTLRRVRISADAMMQALLGTRAKESLDLRAHLKQVKKEDTEKENREVGDWRKNIDALSGMEGRKKKFEG, from the exons ATGGCGGACCG GAGCGGCGATGCG GCGGAGGACCCGCCTCCCGCGCCACCCCCTGTACGACGCCGCTCCTCAGCCAACTACCGCGCCTACGCCACGGAGCCGCACGCCAAG AAAAAGTCTAAGATCTCCGCCTCGAGAAAACTGCAGCTGAAG ACCCTGATGCTGCAGATTGCGAAACAGGAGCTGGAGCGTGAAGCAGAGGAGCGGCGAGGAGAGAAGGGGCGTGTTCTGAGCACGCGGTGCCAGCCTCTGGAGCTGGCCGGGCTGGGCTTCGCGGATCTGCAG GACTTGTGCCGACAGCTCCACGCCCGCGTGGACAAGGTGGATGAGGAGAGATACGACGTGGAGGTGAAAGTCACTAAGAACATCACAGAG ATCGCAGATCTGACCCAGAAGATCTTTGACCTTCGGGGCAAGTTTAAGCGGCCCACTCTGCGTAGAGTGCGGATCTCTGCAGATGCCATGATGCAGGCACTGCTGGGGACCAGGGCTAAGGAGTCCTTAGACCTGCGGGCCCACCTCAAGCAGGTGAAGAAGGAGGACACGGAGAAG GAAAACCGGGAGGTAGGAGACTGGCGCAAGAACATCGATGCGCTCAGTGGAATGGAAGGCCGCAAGAAAAAGTTTGAGGGCTGA
- the SYT5 gene encoding synaptotagmin-5 isoform X1, which yields MPGGWTRRQKILGTRINIRGRPGGSRLGRDEGRGGVLHLPNTHAHTHIHTLRLSLTHIYTLTHTHTRTYTPRAGSVRLSPRPTALRDQHPGQRQPHAFRGGVRAGPAPRYLSGGSCLATEQVQPEVEELEPTPSGPGQQVAEKHELGRLQYSLDYDFQSGQLLVGIVQAEGLAALDLGGSSDPYVRVYLLPDKRRRHETRVHRQTLNPHFGENFAFKVPYVELGGRVLVMAVYDFDRFSRNDSIGEVRVPMSSVDLGRPVLAWRELQAAPREEQEKLGDICFSLRYVPTAGKLTVIVLEAKNLKKMDVAGLSDPYVKVHLLQGGKKVRKKKTTIKKNTLNPYYNEAFSFEVPCDQVQKVQVELTVLDYDKLGKNEAIGRVAVGAAAGGAGLRHWADMLANPRRPIAQWHSLRPPDRVRPPPAP from the exons ATGCCCGGTGGCTGGACTAGAAGGCAGAAAATCCTTGGGACCAGGATAAATATCCGTGGGCGCCCTGGTGGTTCCAGGCTGGGGCGGGACGAGGGCCGGGGCGGGGTTCTCCACCTTCCaaacacgcacgcgcacacacacatacacactcttaggctttctctcacacacatatacacgctcacacacacgcacacacgcacatacacacccCGGGCCGGCTCCGTTCGGCTGAGCCCCCGCCCCACAGCGCTCCGCGATCAGCACCCAGGACAGCGCCAGCCACACGCGTTCCGGGGCGGGGTCCGGGCGGGGCCGGCGCCTCGGTATCTCTCGGGAGGGTCCTGTCTAGCCACCGAGCAG GTGCAGCCAGAAGTGGAGGAGCTGGAGCCGACACCATCTGGGCCAGGGCAGCAGGTAGCAGAGAAGCATGAACTAGGACGACTACAGTACTCACTGGATTATGATTTCCAGAGTGGCCAG CTGCTGGTGGGCATCGTGCAAGCTGAGGGATTGGCAGCCTTGGACCTAGGTGGCTCCTCTGACCCCTACGTGCGGGTTTACCTGCTGCCAGACAAACGGAGGCGGCACGAGACCAGGGTGCATCGGCAGACGCTGAACCCACACTTTGGGGAGAACTTTGCCTTCAAG gtccCCTACGTGGAGCTGGGGGGCAGGGTACTGGTCATGGCAGTATACGACTTCGACCGCTTCTCCCGCAACGACTCCATTGGGGAGGTGCGGGTCCCCATGAGCTCCGTGGACTTGGGGCGGCCAGTGCTGGCCTGGCGGGAGCTGCAGGCGGCTCCTCGGGAGGAG CAGGAGAAACTAGGTGACATTTGCTTCTCCCTCCGCTATGTCCCCACGGCCGGGAAGCTCACCGTCATCGTCCTGGAGGCTAAAAACCTGAAGAAGATGGATGTAGCAGGGCTGTCAG atcCGTATGTCAAGGTCCACCTGCTGCAGGGTGGCAAAAAGGTGCGGAAGAAGAAAACGACCATCAAGAAGAATACTCTGAACCCCTATTACAACGAGGCCTTCAGCTTCGAGGTGCCCTGTGACCAGGTCCAG AAGGTTCAGGTGGAGCTGACTGTGCTGGACTATGACAAGCTGGGCAAGAACGAGGCCATCGGGAGGGTGGCCGTAGGGGCAGCGGCCGGGGGCGCTGGGCTGCGGCACTGGGCAGACATGCTGGCCAACCCCCGGCGGCCCATCGCCCAGTGGCACTCGCTGCGGCCCCCTGACCGAGTGAGGCCACCGCCAGCACCCTGA
- the SYT5 gene encoding synaptotagmin-5 isoform X2: MPGGWTRRQKILGTRINIRGRPGGSRLGRDEGRGGVLHLPNTHAHTHIHTLRLSLTHIYTLTHTHTRTYTPRAGSVRLSPRPTALRDQHPGQRQPHAFRGGVRAGPAPRYLSGGSCLATEQVQPEVEELEPTPSGPGQQVAEKHELGRLQYSLDYDFQSGQLLVGIVQAEGLAALDLGGSSDPYVRVYLLPDKRRRHETRVHRQTLNPHFGENFAFKVPYVELGGRVLVMAVYDFDRFSRNDSIGEVRVPMSSVDLGRPVLAWRELQAAPREEEKLGDICFSLRYVPTAGKLTVIVLEAKNLKKMDVAGLSDPYVKVHLLQGGKKVRKKKTTIKKNTLNPYYNEAFSFEVPCDQVQKVQVELTVLDYDKLGKNEAIGRVAVGAAAGGAGLRHWADMLANPRRPIAQWHSLRPPDRVRPPPAP, from the exons ATGCCCGGTGGCTGGACTAGAAGGCAGAAAATCCTTGGGACCAGGATAAATATCCGTGGGCGCCCTGGTGGTTCCAGGCTGGGGCGGGACGAGGGCCGGGGCGGGGTTCTCCACCTTCCaaacacgcacgcgcacacacacatacacactcttaggctttctctcacacacatatacacgctcacacacacgcacacacgcacatacacacccCGGGCCGGCTCCGTTCGGCTGAGCCCCCGCCCCACAGCGCTCCGCGATCAGCACCCAGGACAGCGCCAGCCACACGCGTTCCGGGGCGGGGTCCGGGCGGGGCCGGCGCCTCGGTATCTCTCGGGAGGGTCCTGTCTAGCCACCGAGCAG GTGCAGCCAGAAGTGGAGGAGCTGGAGCCGACACCATCTGGGCCAGGGCAGCAGGTAGCAGAGAAGCATGAACTAGGACGACTACAGTACTCACTGGATTATGATTTCCAGAGTGGCCAG CTGCTGGTGGGCATCGTGCAAGCTGAGGGATTGGCAGCCTTGGACCTAGGTGGCTCCTCTGACCCCTACGTGCGGGTTTACCTGCTGCCAGACAAACGGAGGCGGCACGAGACCAGGGTGCATCGGCAGACGCTGAACCCACACTTTGGGGAGAACTTTGCCTTCAAG gtccCCTACGTGGAGCTGGGGGGCAGGGTACTGGTCATGGCAGTATACGACTTCGACCGCTTCTCCCGCAACGACTCCATTGGGGAGGTGCGGGTCCCCATGAGCTCCGTGGACTTGGGGCGGCCAGTGCTGGCCTGGCGGGAGCTGCAGGCGGCTCCTCGGGAGGAG GAGAAACTAGGTGACATTTGCTTCTCCCTCCGCTATGTCCCCACGGCCGGGAAGCTCACCGTCATCGTCCTGGAGGCTAAAAACCTGAAGAAGATGGATGTAGCAGGGCTGTCAG atcCGTATGTCAAGGTCCACCTGCTGCAGGGTGGCAAAAAGGTGCGGAAGAAGAAAACGACCATCAAGAAGAATACTCTGAACCCCTATTACAACGAGGCCTTCAGCTTCGAGGTGCCCTGTGACCAGGTCCAG AAGGTTCAGGTGGAGCTGACTGTGCTGGACTATGACAAGCTGGGCAAGAACGAGGCCATCGGGAGGGTGGCCGTAGGGGCAGCGGCCGGGGGCGCTGGGCTGCGGCACTGGGCAGACATGCTGGCCAACCCCCGGCGGCCCATCGCCCAGTGGCACTCGCTGCGGCCCCCTGACCGAGTGAGGCCACCGCCAGCACCCTGA